The Belonocnema kinseyi isolate 2016_QV_RU_SX_M_011 chromosome 10, B_treatae_v1, whole genome shotgun sequence genome has a window encoding:
- the LOC117181872 gene encoding fatty acid binding protein 1-B.1-like, whose amino-acid sequence MVQIVGKYEHEKSEGFEEYLRTVSGGEQADKAATFAKSKPVLDVQQSGDEFVITVTNEGKSTTSTFKLSVPYDETMPHGVTMKSVTTRDGDKFTTETELPGGNKSVRVYEFLDDGITVHLSDSKTGTKATRYYKRV is encoded by the exons atggtGCAGATTGTTGGAAAGTACGAACATGAGAAGAGCGAAGGTTTTGAAGAATATTTGAGGACAGTGTCTGGTGGCGAACAAGCCGATAAAGCTGCAACTTTTGCCAAAAGCAAGCCGGTCCTTGACGTCCAGCAATCCGGAGATGAATTTGTCATCACTGTCACAAATGAGGGAAAGAGCACTACTTCTACATTCAAACTTAGTGTACCCTATGATGAAACCATGCCCCATGGAGTTACGATGAAG agtGTAACAACAAGAGACGGCGATAAATTCACCACTGAAACGGAACTTCCCGGAGGAAACAAATCTGTCCGCGTCTACGAATTCCTGGACGATGGTATCACAGTT caCTTATCCGATAGCAAAACTGGAACCAAGGCCACACGCTACTACAAAAGAGTCTAA